Below is a genomic region from Algoriphagus halophilus.
TTATTGTAAACAGAATCATTGAAGAGAATTGATTCTTGCGTAACAATTCCCATCAACGCTCGGAGGTCTTCTAGCTTAAACTTTTTGAGATCATTGCCATCTAGTAATATTTGTCCCTCACTTGGGTCATAAAACCGTGGCACCAGATCTGCAATTGTAGATTTTCCACCTCCTGATGGACCTACTAAGGCAATGGTTTTCCCTCTTTCTAATTTAAAATTGATGTTTTTGAGGACCAATTGATCTTGGTAGGCAAAGCTTACCTTCTGGAAAGAAATTTCTTTTTCAAAGGAGTTTAAAGTCAGGGCTGGTTCTGCAGAATTTATCTGAGGAGGGGTATCCACTACTTCAAAAATTCTTTCTGCAGAAGCAATGCCTCTTTGAATACTGCTGACTGCTCTTGAAATTTCTTTGGCTGGATTGAGTACTTGGGTGAAAATGATGATATAGGTAATAAAATCACTGGCTCCCAATTGTGAATTACCACTCAAAACCAAACTTCCCCCATATACCAAGATACCCGCAACTACTGTGACACCCAAGAATTGGGAAATTGGAGAGGCCAATTCATTTTTACGGGCCATATTAATATTGACACCTGAGTAGTAATCTGTTTCTCGGTCAAATTTCTTTTCCATGAAGTTTTCCGCATTAAATGCTTTGATCACTCGCATACCACCTAAGGACTCGTCCAAAATATTGACCAGTCTGCCTAAGGATTGTTGGCTTTCTACCGCCTTCTTTTTTAACCTTCTGGTGATCCCACCAATAATGGCTCCGGTGATTGGGATAATTAGAATGGTAAAAAAAGTAAGCTTGGCAGACATGAAAAATAATACGCTGAAATACAAAATGATGGTCACAGGTTCTCTAAATACCACTCTTAAAGACTGGACAATGGTGTTTTCAACCTCTTGTACATCATTGGTCATCTTGGACATTAAATCTCCTTTACGCTCATTGGAGAAATAACCGATATGCAATTGACTTACGTGGTTGAAGATATCCATCCTCATCTTTTTTATCACAATCGCTCTTACTTTGGCAAGCACCACTCCCGATAAATAAGTAAAGAGGTTAGATAAGAATACCGATACTACAATAATAATACAGACATAAAAGAGTGTGCCAAGTTTGCCAAACTCCTCGGCTACCTGCAGGAAGTTGTAATTGAATAAATGGGTGAAATATTCAATTGAAAAACTAAAATCTGGCTTTTGTTGATAGGCAGACAACACTTCTGGGTCCACTTGTTCAAAGATTACATCAAACAGAGGCTTGAGGAGCGTGAAATTGAGTAACCCAAATACAATGGATAGAAATGCGTAGATAATATAAATCGGAACAAACCTTCCATAAGGCTTGGCATAGGCCAATATCCGCAGGTATGTTTTCATGTAAGTAAATCCTGAAAATAAGCTCGCAAGTTACGGAATTTCCTGCGGCATACTTTAGTAATTGTAATCCGGTCTAATGAAGTTCCATCGAAATGCTAATTGAAGGTAGTTATTGGTAGCTGGCGCATCCAAATCCTGGGCAGTCCTTCTTCTCCAAGTATGGGAAGCATCGATAAAGAAATTATGCTTTAACATGTAGGAAGCATTCAGATGAGTTTGCACCACTTTATTTTCAATTCCCTGACCAATTTCATTCCCAAACAATCCCGTTGGGCTACCCTCTAACCTGTTTTTTAGCACATCTCCACCCCAATTAGTTTCTTCATCCGGATCAGCTCCATACAATTGGTACATGCTTTGAAAAGTAAGACTTAATCTAGGAAGGGGTTGGTAACGTATGATTCCAAGCATTTCTCGAAAATTGGCGCCACGGGGATGTGTCAATGGAGTTCGCCAGTTACTATAGGATTGATAATCGTTTTTCTCCTGGAATGTGTATGGTCTTGCAGAGTTGAATTCTAATTGAAGGTCTAAGTTTGAAACTTTCAGTAAGTCGTAATACTTCAAACCTGCCTGAATTCCATATTTATTTCTTTTGGACCCTTTTCCATCTTGTCCAAAAAACTCTGAGAAAACGAATTCATCCAAAGCAAATTGACCATAAACCTGCATGCCTGGATAGAAATTCCATTTGCCATCCAATCCCAGCATTACTTTGTCTGGAGTGCCCAGGGATTGCTCTACCCAGCGGTAAAAGACGATTGGGTTGAAATAATTGAAATCAGCTTGGTCGGTCATGACAGATTCAAAGAACCCTAGATTGGCGTTTTTGCCGATGTTGAATCCCAGGCGGTGGAAGGAAAACCATTTTTGAGGATACCTTCCGTCCGTAGGTCTACCTCGATCATAATCTACATCAGCTGTCATTTGCGTCCAGATATTCGTCAACTGAAATTTCCATATTCGGGTATTGAACTTGACAAACATGTAGGGATTAGAAAAGTCCGAGAGTAGAAAGGATCTATAGCCTTCTCCGATAAAGTTGCGATCATGGCCTACTTCGATTTCAATATGCTTGGTGATATTGAAACTGACGTGGCCCAATGCAGAGAAGTAACTGTAGCCATTGGTATTGTATTGTTTCCAAAAACCTTCCCCTGGCACAGCTCCATTGTGGAGGGCGTACCCTTTGACCCACGTTGGGAAAAATGCTTCTGAAGAAGTGAAATAGGTATAGAACCCTACCTTTTTGTCAATAGACCCTCTCAATACTACCCCCCTAGAGAGGCGATTTGGGTTTTGATCGTTATCTGGTTCGAACCCCCCGTTCAAGTAAATCACAGGACTTACATGAATGTCAAAATCTTCACTATAATAGTGTGCAAAGTCTCCAGGTCTTCTATACAGAGTTTTCAAAAAAGGCTTTTTTGACTCTGGGGTTTCCCGATCGATAAATTCCCAATTATCCTGACTTAGGTAGGCCAAATTAAATTCATCCGATCTGGACTGAATAACCTCCGAATTTGCAATGCTATCTAAATACTTGGCGACATCATCCCTTCGGTAGGGTTTGGTAGCCGTGTGAAAGAACGAATTATTTTTGCCCTGAAGGATTTGATACCGATCTATTAGATGATAATAATCTCGGTCAAACGGGATGTAAGACCCTTGTGCAGATGCCAAAAAAGGAGAAGAAATAAGACAAATCAGGATAATCCAAAAGAGTCCAGTCGATCTAAGTAGTTTTTTTTGCATTGGATTAAAGCTAAAAAAAGCGGATGATTCTTAAATAAAGAGAGTATTTTTGAATTTCGAAGCCAAAGATCCTAGTTTTTAATAATTCATTTAGAAATACTTTAGAAAGATTTTGTGGATTTTCTGAAAAAGGGTAACTTTGTGCCTCATTTGAAAAAGGTACAATAAAACTAACGATACAATGAAAGCCGATATTCATCCAAACTACAGAGACGTGGTTTTCTACGACACTTCTAGCGAGTTCAAGTTTTTGACCAAGTCAACTATCGAAACTAACGAAACCATCGTTTGGGAAGATGGTAATGAATACCCTGTATATAAAATTGAAGTGAGTTCTCAATCTCATCCATTCTATACTGGTAAGAAAATGATGCTTGATACAGCTGGTAGAGTTGAGAAATTCAACAGAAGATACGCTCAGAAGAAGTAATTCTCCTGCGACACATTCTAAAAAGTCTTCCGGAGCATGGATTCCGGGAGACTTTTTTATTTTTGCCCCATGGATAACTTGTTATTATTTGATGATCCGGCGATTCGGGGATCACTACTCCCTTTTACTTTTACCAGGCCGGTGGCAGATATCCGAGTGGGGATATTAAAAATCTCAGAAAAATGGAGAGTCCATTTAGGCGCTGAGATATCTTACCTTACCCAGAAATACCTCAAAGACAGGTTTCAAAGAAAACCAGGTACGCAACTTGCCATTAATGGAGCCTGGCTTCCTAATGAGCAAGCAATAGCCTGTTTGAAACAATTGAAAGAAAATCAGGCTTTGTTCTTTGGTAAAACTCTATTGGCGTCTTATATCGGTGAAACTGAGAAGAACCTAGATTCAGCCAAGGAGAAAGAGGCTATTCAGTTGGATTTTGATCCTGTTCTGATTCAGAAAAGCAGTACTATCTTTCAGTTGAACGGTGCTGAAATTGCCTCGGATTTTAAGCTGATTACGGAAGGGAGGGAGTCTGCTTTAATTACAGACCCTCATACAAAGGTCTATGCCCCTGAAAATATATTTATTGAACCAGGAGCAGTCATAAGAGCTGCGGTGTTAAATGCAGAGAATGGTCCGATTTATATTGGGAAAAATACAGAGATCCAGGAAGGTTCTTTAATTCGTGGTCCGTTTGCTCTTTGTGAAGGTTCTACAGTGAACATGGGGGCAAAATTGAGAGGAGATACGACCGTGGGTCCCTTTTCAAAAGTGGGAGGTGAAATCTCCAATTCTGTGATCTTTGGTTACAGTAATAAAGGGCATGAAGGATTTTTGGGAAATTCTGTCATTGGAGAGTGGTGTAATTTAGGAGCAGATACCAATACCAGTAACCTGAAAAATAATTATGCATCCGTCAAGATTTGGGATTATACCAAAGGAAGCTTCGCAGATACAGGATTACAGTTTTGTGGATTGATGATGGGGGATCATGCCAAATCTGGGATAAACACCATGTTTAATACGGGAACTGTAGTAGGGGTTGGGGCCAATATTTTCGGAGGTGGATATCCCCGAAACTTTATTCCTTCCTTTTCTTGGGGAGGAAGAGAGGGCATGTCTACTTACCAGTTCCATAAA
It encodes:
- a CDS encoding ABC transporter ATP-binding protein; protein product: MKTYLRILAYAKPYGRFVPIYIIYAFLSIVFGLLNFTLLKPLFDVIFEQVDPEVLSAYQQKPDFSFSIEYFTHLFNYNFLQVAEEFGKLGTLFYVCIIIVVSVFLSNLFTYLSGVVLAKVRAIVIKKMRMDIFNHVSQLHIGYFSNERKGDLMSKMTNDVQEVENTIVQSLRVVFREPVTIILYFSVLFFMSAKLTFFTILIIPITGAIIGGITRRLKKKAVESQQSLGRLVNILDESLGGMRVIKAFNAENFMEKKFDRETDYYSGVNINMARKNELASPISQFLGVTVVAGILVYGGSLVLSGNSQLGASDFITYIIIFTQVLNPAKEISRAVSSIQRGIASAERIFEVVDTPPQINSAEPALTLNSFEKEISFQKVSFAYQDQLVLKNINFKLERGKTIALVGPSGGGKSTIADLVPRFYDPSEGQILLDGNDLKKFKLEDLRALMGIVTQESILFNDSVYNNIAFGIENATEQQVIEAAKIANAHQFISQLENGYQTSIGERGSKLSGGQRQRVSIARAVLKNPPILILDEATSALDSESELLVQEALTKLMSNRTTLVIAHRLSTIQHADEILVIERGEIVQRGTHLELIEQEGLYQKLSSIQSV
- a CDS encoding type B 50S ribosomal protein L31, whose product is MKADIHPNYRDVVFYDTSSEFKFLTKSTIETNETIVWEDGNEYPVYKIEVSSQSHPFYTGKKMMLDTAGRVEKFNRRYAQKK
- a CDS encoding GlmU family protein; this encodes MDNLLLFDDPAIRGSLLPFTFTRPVADIRVGILKISEKWRVHLGAEISYLTQKYLKDRFQRKPGTQLAINGAWLPNEQAIACLKQLKENQALFFGKTLLASYIGETEKNLDSAKEKEAIQLDFDPVLIQKSSTIFQLNGAEIASDFKLITEGRESALITDPHTKVYAPENIFIEPGAVIRAAVLNAENGPIYIGKNTEIQEGSLIRGPFALCEGSTVNMGAKLRGDTTVGPFSKVGGEISNSVIFGYSNKGHEGFLGNSVIGEWCNLGADTNTSNLKNNYASVKIWDYTKGSFADTGLQFCGLMMGDHAKSGINTMFNTGTVVGVGANIFGGGYPRNFIPSFSWGGREGMSTYQFHKFKETAIAVMARRKVEWTKKDEEILHWIFELTKTYRIWETSS